The Bacteroidota bacterium genome includes a window with the following:
- a CDS encoding glycosyltransferase family 2 protein: MDISVVIPLYNEDESLPELHDWIVRVMNANSFSYEIIFVDDGSKDNSWQVIENLQQKNAHVKAIKFRRNYGKSAALNVGFEAAQGDVVITMDADLQDSPDEIPGLFKMIKQDGFNLVSGWKKKRYDPITKTIPTKLFNWATRKMSGIQLNDFNCGLKAYEHKVVKSVEVYGEMHRYIPVLAKWAGFTKIGEREVAHQSRKYGTTKFGMSRFVNGFLDLLSIIFVSKFGKRPMHLFGTIGLFSFFVGGLVSVWLIAEKLIKISQHLIPRDVTDQPLFYLALVAMIIGTQLFLTGFLAELVARNSSERNKYLIDKTI; the protein is encoded by the coding sequence ATGGATATTTCAGTTGTAATACCTTTATATAATGAAGACGAGTCGCTGCCCGAGTTGCACGATTGGATAGTGCGAGTAATGAATGCAAATTCATTTTCGTACGAAATAATTTTTGTGGATGATGGGAGTAAAGACAATTCCTGGCAAGTAATAGAAAATTTACAGCAAAAAAATGCGCACGTAAAAGCAATAAAATTTAGAAGAAACTATGGTAAATCCGCAGCTTTAAATGTAGGGTTTGAAGCTGCCCAGGGAGATGTTGTAATTACAATGGATGCTGATTTGCAAGATAGTCCGGATGAAATACCCGGATTATTCAAAATGATAAAACAAGATGGATTTAATCTTGTATCTGGATGGAAGAAAAAAAGATATGATCCCATCACTAAAACAATTCCTACAAAACTATTTAATTGGGCAACACGCAAAATGTCAGGCATTCAATTAAACGATTTTAATTGTGGACTAAAAGCATACGAGCACAAGGTTGTGAAAAGTGTGGAGGTATATGGCGAAATGCATAGGTATATTCCTGTTCTAGCGAAGTGGGCCGGGTTTACTAAAATTGGAGAGCGCGAAGTGGCTCATCAATCTAGAAAGTACGGCACTACCAAGTTTGGTATGAGCCGATTTGTAAATGGATTTTTAGATTTACTGTCTATTATTTTTGTATCAAAATTTGGAAAAAGACCAATGCATCTTTTTGGTACCATAGGTTTGTTTTCCTTTTTTGTAGGCGGTCTAGTTTCTGTATGGCTTATAGCAGAGAAGCTAATTAAAATTTCTCAGCACCTTATACCTAGAGATGTTACAGACCAACCATTGTTCTATTTGGCTTTGGTAGCAATGATTATAGGTACTCAATTATTTTTAACAGGTTTTTTGGCAGAGTTAGTGGCAAGAAATTCTAGCGAACGAAATAAATATTTAATAGATAAAACTATCTAA
- the fsa gene encoding fructose-6-phosphate aldolase: MKFFIDTANLAQIKEANDLGVLDGVTTNPSLMAKEGITGHDNIIKHYVDICNIVDGDVSAEVIATDYAGIIKEGEALAKLHKNIVVKVPMIKDGIKAIKYFTNKGIKTNCTLVFSVGQALLAAKAGATYVSPFIGRLDDVSTDGVELISDIRLVYDNYGYATQILAASVRHPMHIVDCAKIGADVATCPLSAIMALLKHPLTDNGLAQFLADYAKGNK; this comes from the coding sequence ATGAAATTTTTTATAGACACAGCCAACCTAGCTCAAATTAAGGAAGCTAACGATTTAGGCGTTTTAGATGGTGTTACCACAAATCCATCATTAATGGCTAAAGAAGGAATTACCGGACACGATAACATTATTAAGCACTATGTTGACATTTGCAATATTGTTGATGGCGATGTAAGTGCTGAGGTTATTGCAACGGATTATGCCGGAATTATTAAGGAAGGGGAAGCGTTGGCTAAACTTCATAAAAATATTGTTGTTAAAGTTCCCATGATTAAAGATGGCATAAAAGCCATTAAATACTTTACCAACAAAGGAATTAAAACAAACTGTACTCTAGTGTTTTCCGTTGGACAAGCACTTTTGGCTGCCAAAGCAGGTGCTACGTACGTTTCTCCTTTTATCGGTCGTTTAGATGATGTTTCTACCGATGGTGTTGAATTGATTTCAGACATCCGACTTGTTTACGATAACTATGGATATGCAACTCAAATATTAGCGGCATCTGTGCGTCATCCAATGCATATTGTTGATTGCGCTAAAATTGGTGCAGATGTGGCAACTTGCCCACTAAGCGCTATTATGGCTCTTTTAAAGCACCCTCTTACGGATAATGGATTAGCGCAGTTTTTGGCTGATTACGCAAAAGGAAATAAATAG
- a CDS encoding threonylcarbamoyl-AMP synthase, which produces MLLSIHPQNPETRKIKQVVDCLQSGGVIIYPTDTVYAFGCDINQSRAFERICQLKKIKPEKANFSILFNDLAHISDFTKPFSNTVFKLLKKHLPGPYTFILEANTNIPKIFRHSKKTIGIRIPNNIICKDIVTLLDQPLITSSLHDDDEIIEFTTDPEEIYKKYEKHVDIVIDGGFGNNTPSTVVSCIDGNIEVIREGAGEIDF; this is translated from the coding sequence ATGCTCCTCTCCATACACCCTCAAAATCCTGAAACAAGAAAAATTAAGCAGGTGGTGGATTGTTTGCAAAGTGGCGGTGTTATTATCTATCCTACCGACACTGTTTATGCATTTGGGTGTGATATTAATCAGAGTAGAGCTTTCGAGAGAATTTGTCAACTAAAAAAAATAAAGCCCGAAAAGGCTAATTTTTCTATACTTTTCAATGATTTAGCACACATATCTGATTTTACCAAACCGTTTAGCAATACAGTATTTAAATTGTTAAAAAAGCATCTGCCCGGTCCGTACACCTTTATTTTAGAAGCAAACACGAATATCCCCAAAATATTTAGGCATTCAAAAAAAACTATCGGAATTAGAATTCCGAATAATATTATTTGTAAAGATATTGTTACGTTACTCGACCAACCGCTTATTACATCATCATTACACGATGATGACGAGATAATAGAATTCACCACAGATCCCGAAGAAATTTACAAAAAATACGAAAAGCACGTTGACATTGTGATTGATGGTGGATTTGGAAATAATACACCATCAACCGTAGTGAGCTGTATAGATGGAAATATAGAAGTAATACGAGAAGGTGCAGGAGAAATTGACTTTTAG
- a CDS encoding DUF4199 domain-containing protein translates to MNHYLKAIIGFCLLHLLLVITIYLLGPSAMGSMWLGIGMMVMYIAIMVGLAIWYRKQLGGYATLKQLFVFLFVVMIVGGIFSGLLNLLLYNVIDPELEAKTKDVMKQAMIERLEKYGMSEDVIEESVNRIDEQEFGSFKALLNSLFGGAIMAAIFGVIISLIFRKNKPEFVDGEEAPVIDSNLNS, encoded by the coding sequence ATGAATCATTATTTAAAAGCAATTATCGGTTTTTGTTTGTTGCATTTGCTATTGGTAATTACCATATACCTATTAGGGCCAAGTGCCATGGGTAGTATGTGGTTAGGAATTGGAATGATGGTAATGTATATTGCCATTATGGTAGGCTTGGCTATTTGGTACAGAAAACAACTAGGTGGCTATGCCACACTTAAGCAGCTATTTGTTTTTCTTTTTGTAGTAATGATAGTGGGTGGAATATTTAGCGGACTTTTGAACTTGTTATTATACAATGTTATTGACCCTGAATTAGAAGCAAAAACAAAAGATGTAATGAAACAAGCCATGATTGAAAGGTTAGAAAAGTATGGTATGTCGGAAGATGTGATAGAAGAGTCTGTAAATAGAATAGATGAACAAGAGTTTGGCTCATTCAAAGCGTTATTAAATTCTTTATTTGGTGGTGCTATCATGGCTGCTATTTTTGGGGTAATTATCTCCTTAATATTTAGAAAAAATAAACCTGAATTTGTGGATGGTGAAGAAGCGCCAGTTATCGATTCTAATTTGAATTCCTAG